A single region of the Mechercharimyces sp. CAU 1602 genome encodes:
- the dtd gene encoding D-aminoacyl-tRNA deacylase produces the protein MRVLLQRVTEAKVTVQNETVGSIQQGLLLLIGVTHGDEAQDVEYLADKVVHLRIFTDEEGKMNRSLLDIGGAALCVSQFTLYGDCLKGRRPNFMEAASPQEAEVLYEQFNERLRSFGVHVENGQFGQMMEVSLTNDGPVTLMLESHRGQRG, from the coding sequence ATGCGCGTATTATTACAAAGAGTAACTGAAGCAAAGGTAACAGTGCAAAACGAGACTGTAGGGAGCATTCAACAGGGGTTACTGCTCTTGATCGGTGTGACCCATGGCGATGAAGCGCAGGATGTGGAGTATTTAGCGGATAAAGTAGTACATCTACGTATCTTTACAGATGAAGAAGGAAAGATGAATCGCTCACTGCTTGATATTGGGGGCGCTGCTCTCTGTGTCTCACAATTTACCTTGTACGGAGACTGCCTTAAGGGTAGACGACCCAACTTTATGGAAGCGGCCTCCCCACAGGAAGCGGAAGTGCTGTATGAACAATTTAATGAGCGCTTGCGTTCCTTTGGTGTACACGTGGAGAATGGACAGTTTGGACAGATGATGGAAGTCTCCCTAACTAACGACGGTCCAGTTACATTGATGTTAGAAAGTCATCGTGGACAGCGGGGATAA
- the tkt gene encoding transketolase: MTPRQSIDDLAVNTIRMLSIDAIEEANSGHPGLPMGAAPMAYVLWSRFLKHNPANPEWFDRDRFVLSAGHGSMLLYSLLHLSGYDLSLEEVKAFRKWGSRTPGHPEFGHTPGVEATTGPLGQGLSNAVGMAMAEEHLAALYNKNEFKVVDHYTYTLCSDGDLMEGVVAEAASLAGHQKLGKLIALYDSNDISLDGETSHAFTEEVRQRFEAYGWQVLRVEDGNDLDAIEAAIREGQADTQRPTMIEVRTVIGYGSPNKAGTSKVHGAPLGKDEVEEVKKEYGWAASEPFTVPHEVSVHFAELKEKGSQTEIKWQNMMARYREAYPELARQLEQSLQGKLPEGWDKELPTFTSSDKAVATRSVSGEVLNALAKTVPTLFGGSADLASSNKTTMKDAGIFQAEDRSGRNIWFGVREHGMGAALNGMMYHGGLRAFGATFLVFSDYLRPAIRLAALSQLPVLYVFTHDSIAVGEDGPTHEPVEQIPSMRLIPGLYTFRPADGNETVAAYRFALEQTKAPVALALSRQNLPILEGSQEKAQEGTKKGAYILSEAKNGDPEGIILASGSETSLAMEAQQQLADEEIYVRVVSVPCRELFAQQTPSYQEKVLPKAIQARVAVEAAHSMGWEKYVGDHGTVIGMDGFGASAAGELVMEKFGFTVDNVTEKMKKTLKK; the protein is encoded by the coding sequence ATGACACCACGCCAGTCGATTGACGATCTAGCAGTAAATACGATTCGTATGCTTTCTATCGATGCGATTGAAGAGGCTAACTCTGGCCACCCTGGACTTCCGATGGGGGCGGCTCCAATGGCCTATGTCTTATGGTCCCGCTTTCTTAAACATAATCCAGCTAATCCCGAATGGTTTGATCGCGACCGCTTTGTCTTGTCTGCTGGCCATGGCTCCATGCTGCTTTACAGCTTGCTCCACTTGAGTGGGTATGATTTATCCTTAGAGGAAGTAAAAGCTTTCCGCAAGTGGGGTAGTCGCACTCCAGGTCACCCCGAATTTGGTCATACTCCTGGTGTGGAAGCGACCACGGGCCCCCTTGGACAAGGGCTTTCCAATGCAGTAGGGATGGCGATGGCAGAAGAACATCTGGCTGCTCTTTATAATAAGAATGAGTTCAAAGTAGTTGACCATTATACGTATACATTGTGTAGTGATGGTGACCTGATGGAAGGCGTCGTAGCTGAAGCAGCGTCGTTAGCAGGGCATCAGAAGCTAGGTAAGTTGATTGCACTGTACGATTCTAATGATATCTCCTTGGATGGAGAAACCTCACATGCCTTTACAGAAGAGGTGCGACAGCGCTTTGAAGCATATGGATGGCAAGTATTGCGGGTGGAAGATGGAAACGATCTAGACGCGATCGAGGCAGCTATTCGTGAAGGACAAGCTGATACCCAGCGTCCTACTATGATCGAAGTTCGTACCGTAATCGGATACGGTAGTCCTAATAAGGCGGGAACGAGCAAAGTACATGGTGCTCCACTTGGAAAAGATGAAGTTGAAGAAGTGAAAAAAGAGTACGGCTGGGCTGCGAGTGAGCCTTTTACCGTTCCCCATGAAGTATCTGTCCATTTCGCAGAGTTGAAAGAGAAGGGATCGCAGACGGAGATCAAGTGGCAAAATATGATGGCCCGTTATCGTGAAGCATATCCTGAATTGGCACGGCAGTTAGAACAATCGTTGCAGGGAAAGCTTCCTGAGGGATGGGACAAGGAGCTCCCAACGTTTACCTCGTCGGATAAAGCGGTAGCTACACGCTCTGTTTCCGGTGAGGTGCTCAATGCATTGGCTAAGACAGTTCCAACATTATTTGGAGGATCGGCTGATCTGGCCTCATCCAATAAAACAACCATGAAAGATGCTGGTATCTTTCAAGCAGAAGATCGCAGTGGTCGTAACATCTGGTTTGGTGTGCGTGAACATGGTATGGGAGCCGCCCTTAATGGAATGATGTATCATGGGGGATTGCGGGCTTTTGGAGCTACTTTCTTGGTTTTCTCTGATTATCTACGACCGGCGATTCGTCTGGCGGCATTATCTCAGCTCCCTGTGCTCTATGTATTTACCCATGACAGCATTGCTGTTGGTGAAGATGGGCCGACGCATGAACCCGTAGAGCAAATTCCATCTATGCGCCTGATCCCGGGGTTGTATACGTTCCGTCCAGCGGATGGTAATGAGACAGTGGCTGCTTATCGCTTTGCTCTGGAACAGACAAAAGCCCCAGTTGCGCTGGCACTCAGTCGTCAAAACTTGCCTATTTTGGAAGGATCTCAAGAGAAGGCGCAAGAAGGAACGAAAAAAGGTGCCTATATTCTTTCCGAAGCGAAAAACGGGGATCCTGAAGGAATTATTCTTGCTTCAGGTTCTGAGACGAGCTTAGCGATGGAGGCACAACAGCAGTTAGCTGACGAAGAGATTTATGTGCGTGTGGTTAGTGTACCTTGTCGCGAGTTGTTTGCTCAACAAACACCATCATATCAAGAAAAAGTATTGCCAAAAGCGATCCAGGCACGTGTTGCTGTGGAGGCGGCTCATTCGATGGGATGGGAGAAATACGTGGGTGATCACGGTACCGTCATTGGGATGGATGGTTTTGGAGCCTCTGCTGCAGGTGAATTGGTAATGGAGAAGTTTGGCTTTACTGTGGACAACGTGACAGAAAAAATGAAGAAAACGTTAAAGAAGTAA
- a CDS encoding carboxypeptidase M32 yields MEKNFQELKKLLQEVSDLEYAAGVLSWDQSTYMPVKGAAARGRQLATIGKLAHEKFTSPAIGNLLESLATYEDSMPYESTEASLIRLARKQYEKALRVPSSFVSKLYNHSSETYQVWTKARPENDFAAVLPYLEKTLEYSRELASFHPYEHIADPLIAEVDPGMKTAEIRNVFAQLRKELVPLVQAITEQADFDPACIHQPFAIQDQEAVCKDIVGKLGYDFERGRLDTTHHPFMTNFSIDDVRITTRYQENDLSDSLFSTIHEAGHALYELGVDSSLEGTPLASGTSSGVHESQSRLWENLVGRSLPFWEFYYPQLQKAFPEQLNNVSLTTFYRAINRVQRSLIRTDADEVTYNLHVIIRFDLELAMLEGKLAVRDLPEAWHARYKSDLGIQAPDDRDGVLQDIHWYMDTIGGSFQGYTLGNIMSAQFYDAALSSHPDIPQQISQGNFTVLHNWLQENIYQHGRKFSADEILQKATGSSLMIDPYIRYLKSKFGELYNLSL; encoded by the coding sequence ATGGAAAAGAATTTTCAAGAACTTAAAAAACTGTTACAAGAGGTAAGTGATTTAGAATATGCTGCAGGGGTATTAAGTTGGGATCAATCCACCTATATGCCTGTCAAGGGGGCAGCCGCTCGTGGTCGACAGCTAGCTACTATTGGAAAACTAGCACATGAGAAATTTACTTCTCCCGCTATCGGTAACCTACTAGAATCACTCGCCACATACGAAGATAGCATGCCGTACGAGAGTACAGAAGCAAGTTTGATCCGTTTAGCCCGTAAACAGTATGAAAAAGCTCTACGCGTTCCATCTTCCTTCGTATCTAAGCTATACAACCACAGCTCTGAAACATATCAAGTATGGACAAAAGCTCGCCCCGAAAATGATTTCGCCGCTGTGTTGCCCTATCTGGAAAAAACGTTAGAGTACAGTCGCGAACTCGCTTCTTTTCATCCCTATGAACATATTGCCGATCCGCTGATCGCTGAAGTCGACCCTGGAATGAAAACAGCCGAAATTCGAAATGTCTTCGCTCAGTTACGCAAAGAGTTGGTTCCCCTCGTACAAGCGATTACGGAACAAGCTGATTTTGATCCCGCTTGTATCCACCAACCTTTCGCCATCCAAGATCAAGAAGCCGTTTGCAAAGATATTGTAGGTAAATTGGGCTATGACTTTGAGCGCGGACGTTTAGATACCACTCACCATCCCTTCATGACCAACTTCTCTATAGATGACGTTCGAATCACCACCCGTTATCAGGAAAATGATTTGAGTGATTCGCTCTTTAGTACCATTCATGAAGCCGGACATGCTCTCTATGAGCTGGGTGTCGATAGTAGTTTGGAAGGGACACCGCTGGCAAGTGGTACCTCGTCCGGAGTGCACGAAAGCCAATCACGTCTGTGGGAAAATCTAGTCGGACGCAGCTTACCTTTTTGGGAGTTTTATTACCCGCAATTACAAAAAGCGTTCCCAGAGCAATTAAACAATGTATCACTTACCACGTTTTATCGCGCCATCAACCGCGTACAGCGATCGCTCATCCGTACCGATGCAGATGAGGTTACCTATAACTTGCATGTGATCATTCGCTTCGACTTAGAGCTTGCCATGCTCGAAGGAAAGCTGGCCGTACGCGACCTACCGGAGGCTTGGCATGCTCGTTACAAGTCCGACCTAGGAATCCAGGCGCCCGATGATCGGGATGGCGTCCTACAAGATATCCACTGGTATATGGATACCATCGGTGGGTCGTTCCAAGGCTACACTCTTGGGAATATCATGAGTGCGCAATTTTATGATGCAGCTCTAAGTAGCCATCCTGATATCCCACAACAAATTTCTCAAGGTAACTTCACTGTCCTACACAACTGGCTACAGGAAAACATCTACCAGCATGGCCGTAAATTTAGTGCAGATGAAATTCTGCAAAAAGCAACAGGTAGTTCCTTGATGATCGACCCCTATATTCGCTATCTAAAAAGCAAGTTTGGAGAGCTTTACAACTTGTCGTTGTAA
- the hisS gene encoding histidine--tRNA ligase has protein sequence MQFKVPRGTQDILPGEVEMWQWIEDNIRKICRQYHYAEIRTPMFESTELFKRGVGETTDIVEKEMYTFEDRGGRSLTLRPEGTAPVVRSFVEHKTYGEPQPTKLYYVGPMYRYERPQAGRQRQFHQFGVELFGTYEPESDAEVITLGMDWFAAVGLEGVTVEINSVGCTTCRPVHRANLVDYFTPYQEQLCGDCQSRLTRNPLRILDCKKESCQAIIKDAPSIVEAWCEECTTHFSQVKKELELVNVPYRHNDRLVRGLDYYTRTAFEYMLENRQGGGQASTIGGGGRYNGMVKEMGGPEMSGIGFGIGMERVLLALKTSEKEFPQMTTLDAYVVALGEQAQEETTRILHELRKAGLAVERDLLNRKLKGQMKAADRAGARYVVIIGDEEIKNQRVRIKELASGEQSEVGLEELTHILKEKQI, from the coding sequence ATGCAGTTTAAAGTACCGCGTGGAACGCAGGATATCCTGCCGGGTGAAGTAGAGATGTGGCAGTGGATAGAAGATAATATTAGAAAGATATGCCGTCAGTACCACTATGCCGAAATTCGTACGCCTATGTTTGAAAGCACGGAGCTGTTTAAACGGGGTGTGGGTGAGACAACGGATATTGTGGAGAAGGAGATGTACACCTTTGAGGATCGTGGGGGGCGTAGCTTAACTTTGCGTCCAGAGGGAACGGCTCCCGTGGTACGGTCGTTTGTCGAACATAAGACCTACGGAGAGCCACAGCCGACGAAGTTGTATTATGTAGGACCCATGTATCGATATGAACGTCCACAGGCAGGCCGTCAGCGGCAATTTCATCAGTTTGGTGTAGAGTTGTTTGGCACCTATGAGCCAGAAAGTGATGCAGAAGTGATCACCTTAGGAATGGACTGGTTTGCCGCGGTTGGTCTAGAAGGAGTAACGGTAGAGATTAATAGCGTAGGTTGCACAACTTGCCGTCCCGTCCATCGCGCTAATTTAGTTGACTATTTTACTCCCTATCAAGAGCAGTTATGTGGAGATTGTCAATCCAGGCTTACTCGCAACCCATTAAGAATTCTCGACTGTAAAAAAGAATCTTGTCAAGCGATTATTAAGGATGCACCTAGTATTGTGGAGGCATGGTGTGAGGAGTGTACGACACACTTTTCACAAGTAAAAAAAGAATTGGAGCTAGTTAACGTTCCTTATCGCCATAACGACCGGCTTGTGCGGGGCTTAGATTATTATACACGTACGGCGTTCGAGTATATGTTGGAGAACCGGCAAGGAGGGGGACAAGCGTCTACGATTGGTGGCGGTGGTCGCTATAATGGCATGGTAAAAGAGATGGGTGGCCCTGAGATGTCCGGGATTGGTTTTGGGATTGGTATGGAACGAGTTTTGCTAGCGTTGAAAACTTCAGAAAAAGAATTTCCGCAGATGACAACATTAGATGCGTATGTAGTTGCCTTGGGTGAACAGGCACAAGAGGAGACCACTCGTATTCTACATGAACTGAGGAAAGCTGGTTTGGCGGTGGAGCGTGATTTGTTAAACCGGAAGTTAAAAGGGCAGATGAAGGCGGCTGACCGGGCGGGAGCGCGTTATGTTGTCATTATCGGTGATGAGGAAATAAAGAATCAACGAGTGCGAATAAAAGAGCTAGCAAGTGGTGAGCAAAGTGAGGTTGGATTAGAGGAACTGACTCACATATTAAAAGAAAAGCAGATCTAA